A single Inediibacterium massiliense DNA region contains:
- a CDS encoding ABC transporter substrate-binding protein produces MLKKTTSILLTIICFTSLAACSQQSTNENEASNPVSTSQTSILQQDSYYPLRFTIYDNTGNEVQQTVNEEPKRIVVIGQGFAELMIHFGEKDRIVGLAYLDNSYSKYEEKVRQLPLITDMWPSKESIIALKPDLIVAMSSAFTDERLGDISFWNERGIPVLSGINYTRGRTIESFFDDINNLGAVLNISDKTDTFIEDQKMRIKAIQDKVSQATNKPRVLLFAGGQNDTYYYYGPTLCVIDEMVEGAGGEYIKVSKDTYVEMSAESILSINPDKIIVTEFQKSDSHVAKHLLLDNSSLKNVTAIQKGNVMVADYTNAVRGSLDLADLYEDVAEFVHPELFKEE; encoded by the coding sequence CGCAACAGTCAACAAATGAAAATGAAGCTTCTAATCCGGTATCGACTAGCCAGACTAGTATCTTACAACAGGACAGTTATTATCCCTTGAGGTTTACTATTTATGACAATACAGGAAACGAAGTTCAGCAAACTGTTAATGAGGAGCCAAAGAGAATTGTCGTAATTGGGCAGGGCTTTGCAGAGTTAATGATTCACTTTGGAGAAAAAGACAGGATTGTAGGACTGGCCTATCTAGACAACTCCTATTCCAAATATGAGGAGAAGGTCAGACAGCTTCCGCTGATCACAGATATGTGGCCTTCTAAGGAATCTATTATCGCTCTAAAACCGGATTTAATTGTTGCTATGTCTTCGGCATTCACCGATGAACGCCTTGGTGACATTTCATTTTGGAATGAAAGAGGAATTCCTGTTCTTTCAGGTATTAACTATACCAGGGGCCGTACAATTGAAAGCTTTTTTGACGACATCAACAATTTGGGAGCGGTACTAAATATTAGTGATAAAACAGATACCTTTATAGAGGATCAGAAAATGCGAATTAAAGCTATTCAGGACAAGGTTTCACAGGCAACAAATAAGCCACGGGTTTTGCTGTTTGCTGGTGGTCAAAATGATACTTACTACTATTATGGTCCTACCCTCTGTGTCATTGATGAAATGGTAGAAGGCGCAGGCGGTGAATACATAAAAGTATCAAAGGATACTTATGTAGAAATGTCTGCCGAATCGATCCTTTCCATTAATCCTGATAAAATTATTGTCACCGAATTCCAAAAATCTGATAGCCATGTAGCAAAGCATTTATTACTTGACAATTCAAGCCTAAAAAACGTTACTGCTATTCAAAAAGGTAATGTAATGGTGGCTGATTATACGAATGCCGTTCGCGGAAGCCTTGATCTTGCGGATTTATATGAGGATGTTGCCGAGTTTGTTCATCCCGAATTGTTTAAGGAGGAATAA
- a CDS encoding FecCD family ABC transporter permease translates to MVSAQKGEKKNITQTFRGSSQKRSAFSIICIILLAAIVVSGVISVSIGQVSIPFQQSFKILIHQLTGCQIGDASELVNDMFVDIIWQIRFPRVLLAMIIGAGLALCGVVMQASVQNPLADPYILGISSGGVLGATFSIMLGFGARGILGEFGVASWAFIGALGAALLVLGLASIGGKTSSVKLVLAGTVINALCSASSNFIIYFAKNSEGIRSVSFWTMGSLASAEWDTLPLVSAVVIAAIVFFLFQSRVMNTMLMGEETAITLGVNLNFYRRLYMVISSVVTGILVSTCGIIGFVGLIIPHIVRSVVGSDHKRLVPTAILFGSLFMMWTDVFGRTVIPNGELPIGIVTSLLGAPVFMYMLIKKSYGFGGR, encoded by the coding sequence ATGGTTTCAGCACAAAAAGGAGAAAAAAAGAATATCACTCAAACTTTTAGAGGTAGTTCACAAAAGCGGTCTGCGTTCTCAATAATTTGTATCATTTTGCTAGCTGCTATCGTTGTATCGGGCGTAATTTCAGTATCTATTGGACAAGTATCTATACCCTTTCAGCAATCCTTTAAGATATTGATACATCAACTGACTGGGTGTCAAATTGGTGATGCTAGTGAGTTGGTAAACGATATGTTTGTGGATATTATTTGGCAAATCCGGTTTCCTAGGGTTTTGTTGGCAATGATTATAGGGGCAGGGCTGGCACTTTGCGGAGTAGTAATGCAGGCTTCTGTACAAAACCCCTTGGCAGACCCCTATATATTAGGAATTTCATCTGGAGGTGTCTTAGGAGCAACCTTTTCAATTATGCTTGGATTTGGGGCTAGAGGAATACTAGGAGAATTCGGGGTTGCGTCATGGGCATTTATTGGTGCGTTGGGTGCAGCATTACTTGTCTTGGGACTTGCCAGTATTGGAGGGAAAACATCTTCTGTCAAGCTAGTTTTAGCGGGAACTGTAATCAATGCCCTATGCAGTGCTTCTTCAAACTTTATCATTTATTTTGCCAAAAACTCAGAGGGTATACGTTCTGTATCCTTTTGGACAATGGGAAGTCTGGCATCAGCAGAATGGGATACTTTGCCTCTTGTGTCTGCGGTGGTAATTGCAGCAATAGTCTTTTTCCTGTTCCAATCAAGAGTGATGAACACTATGCTAATGGGAGAAGAAACCGCAATCACCTTGGGTGTGAATTTAAATTTTTACAGACGGTTGTACATGGTGATTTCCTCCGTGGTAACAGGTATTTTAGTTTCTACCTGCGGAATTATTGGGTTTGTAGGCCTTATCATTCCTCATATTGTACGAAGTGTTGTGGGGTCAGATCATAAACGACTAGTCCCTACGGCGATTCTTTTCGGATCTTTATTTATGATGTGGACAGATGTTTTTGGCAGAACAGTAATTCCAAATGGAGAACTGCCAATTGGAATTGTTACTTCACTTCTTGGTGCACCTGTGTTCATGTATATGTTGATTAAAAAAAGCTATGGGTTTGGAGGGAGATAA